The sequence ATGCAACGCGAGGTTCAGCTAGTCTGGGCCAACTGCCTGCGCGTTATCCAGGAAATTGTGCCCGAAGCCAGCTATAAAACCTGGTTCGAGCCCATTGTGCCGCTGCATCTGTACGGGAAGGTGCTCACCATTCAGGTCCCCAGCGTGTTCTTCTACGAATGGCTCGAAGAAAACTTCGTGCATGCCATCCGGAAGGCACTCGACGCCGCCATTGGGCGCGACGGGCAACTCGAATATTCGATTGTGGTGGATCAGGGCGATGAAAAAAACCGCCCCATCGCGGTGAACATGCCCACCACCAAAAGCCCGCAATCGGCCAAACCCGACAACGTCAGCCCCGATATTTTGCGGTCACCCTTTCAGCTTAAAGACCTCGATTCGCTCACGCTCGACTCGTACCTCAATCCGTCGTACACGTTCGACAACTACGTGGAAGGCGACTGCAACCGGCTGGCGCGCAACGCGGGCTATGCGGTGGCGGCCCGGCCCGGCGTGACCTCGTTCAACCCGCTGATGATCTACGGCGGCGTAGGGCTGGGAAAAACGCACCTGGTGCAGGCAATTGGCAACTACATCAAGAATACCAATCAGGACAAGTTTGTGCTGTACGTGACGTCGGAGAAGTTCACGAACCAGTTTCTGAACGCCATTAAAGGCGATTCAATGCGCGATTTCAGCCAGTTCTACATGCAGGTCGATGTGCTGGTGATCGACGACGTGCAGTTTTTGCAGAAGAAAGAGAAAACGCAGGACATCTTTTTCCACATCTTCAACCACCTGCATCAGTCGGGTAAGCAGATCATTATGACGTCGGACCGGCCTCCGCGCGCGCTCGACGGCCTCGACGACCGGTTGCTGTCGCGCTTCAAATGGGGCCTCACCACCGACCTGCAAACGCCCGATCTGGAAACGCGCATCGCCATCATCCAGAAGAAGTTGCAGGCTGAAGGTGTTTATATCGACGACAGCGTGATCGAATACCTGGCGCACAGCATCAACACCAACGTACGCGAGCTGGAAGGCGTAGTGGTGTCGCTGATGGCGCAAGCCTCGCTCAACCGCCGCGAAATCGACCTGGATCTGGCCAAAATGACGCTCCGCAACATCGTGCAGAACGACGAGAAGGAGATCAACATCGACACGGTGCAGGAACTGGTGGCCGATTTCTACAACATTTCCATTGCCGACCTGAAAGCCAAGAGCCGCAAACGTGAGGTGGTCTACCCACGGCAGGTAGCGATGTACCTGGCCAAAGAGCTCACCGAGCTGTCGCTGAAGTCGATTGGTTACCATTTCGGCGGGCGTGACCATAGCACCGTCATCCACGCCATTCAGATCGTTAATGATCTGTTGAAGGAGAAGCCCGACACCAAAGAAGAAATCGCCAAGCTGAAGGCGTATTTCAAGTAAGGCGGTTGACGCCTGCCGTTTCGCGTTGATCATTGGTACGCCTATTCGACTGTGCCTAACCCGATATGGCTCTTGTTTTCCTCAACCGCGACCAAATCAACGTACCTGAGTGGGATCGGTGCGTGGCTGCGGCTCACAACGCGCTGCTCTACGGCCATAGCTGGTACCTCGACGCCGTCACGAACGTACCTGAGGGGCCCCGCTGGTGCTGGGAAGGGCTGGTAGCGGTAGATACCGATGGGCACTATACGGCCGTGTTGCCGGTGCCGCTCCGCCGTCGTTGGGGCCAGTGGGTGGTGTATCAGCCGCTGTTTTGCCAGTTCGTGGCGATTTTCTCAGCGCAGCCCGTCGACCCGGTGCCTTTTCTCGAAGCCCTCCTGAAGCGCTATCGGTATGCCAGCCGTCTTTGCCTGGCATTGACCACCCTACTTCCCAACGTACCTGGCTATGTGCAGCAGCGGCTGTTACAGACGCACGTGCTTGCTCTTGATGGCGCCGTGCCAAACTACACCGCCGACCGCCGCATGAACCTGCGCCGGGCGCATCGACGCGTCGCCCAGACGCCGGGCTGGCGCGTAACGGAATCGACCGACGTGCAACCGTTGCTGACCTTGTTTCGGGAAAACCACGCCGCTGCTATCGGCGTTGGCAAATGGGCTTATCCGCTGTTTACTCGGCTGTTTGTGGCCTTGCAAGCGCGTGGCCTGGGTACGTTGCACTATGCTTACGCGGATAACGTACCTGTAGCGGGCGCGTTCTTTGCCGAACAGCACGGGCGCATGATCTACCTCTTCAATGCAGCCGATGCCGAGGGGCGTCGCCTCAACGCCCGCACGATTTTGATCGACCAGTCCATCCAACGCGCAATAAGCCGGCTGAGTCCAACCGGCTTGTTTGATTTCGAAAGCCCTGATCAACCAGGCGTCGTGCAGTTTTACGAAAGCTTTGGCGCTACGCCTGCCCCCTACCTGCAACTTAGCTGGAACCGGCTGACAGCGGTGGAGCGGTGGACTCGGCTACTTCGCCAGACGATATTCAAACCTTATAGGTTTTGAAAACCTATAGGGTTTACTAGGGCTTATTAGTTGAAGCGCATGGGCTGTTTCAGGCCGCCGTAGCTTCGGATATCCATTTCGAGCGAGCCGATCGCCAGTTCCACTTCTACCTTGAGGGGCACCTTATTGCCATCGTCGGATACCCAGACCAGCAGCGCATCTTCCCCTTTAAAGAAGCCGTTCGTGGCCATAATCGGGCTTAGCTTGATGGAATTGATCTTGCCAAATTTGGTCTTGATCCGCTCTTTTCCCCGGTACCGCACTTTCATGTTATAAACCGTATCGTCGTAGAACGCCGGTACTTCGATCGTCGAGCCGACAGGTAGGCGGTTGAAATCGATGGTGCGCAGGAAATAGTAGCTACTGACCACATCGTGCACATTATCAGGCACTTTGAACAAGTCTTTCTCCGTGCGTTCCTCGGCTTTCACCGTGTTGGCGCTGTGGTTGAAGGTCATGTTTTCCTCCTTCCGGTACTTGTTCTCCTGAATGTTGGTGTAAAACTTCTGCGGCAGAATCGCCGATGTATCAATGTAAGACCGCCAGGTGTCGCGTACCCGTGTAACGAGGTCAAACGCGCCGGTTGTACGCCCAAACACGTTGACCTGATAGCAGGGTCGGCTGTTGACGTTATAGAGCGCCGGCGCCACGTCAACAACGGCTTCGGCGGCATTGATGAATCCGTAGTGGACCCGATATTCGATATGTTCGCCCGGTCCGAAACTTGTGTTCACTACCCGGCGGTAAGTATGGGCCGTCGTGAACGCAACGACGGCCAGTAACAAGGCGGAAAGACTCAGAATGATTCCTGTTTTTTTCATGGCAATCAGTCCGTTACAGCGAAGGATAGGTTTGTTTCAGGTGTCGTAAATAACGCGGAAAGTCGCTGTTAAATTGAGTAACAAACTCTGTTTTGAAGCGGTTCTGCTGTTTTCGATACGTTAAATAACTAACAAAATAAGCGTTGTTGGGCAGTTTGCTTTGTGTAGAGACCCGTCTTTGCGGCAAACGGTTGGCCGATCGTTCGTCGGTAATGGTGTCGGCGGCCGTCACGATTTGCCCGATGGTTTTCCACTTCATTGCTTCTTTGACAGCCACGGGCGTCGTCGGTTTAAACGCTCTATAAATCTTGTCGAGTAGCTGGCTACCCCGCACCACATGTTGCGTATACCGTTCCCAAAAGGCCAGCCCGGCCCGATAATCGCGGTATACAGCCGACGTATCGCCGTACTTGTAGGCCATGAATCGCTCGGCACCGTAGTCACCTACGAAATCTGCGAGGTTTTCGTTGTACTCCAGGTTATCTTTTATGAATAACGTACCGTGCGTTAGCTCATGAATGATCAACTGAGCCAGATCGCCTTCGTTGCGGCTCAGCATGCTCGACAGAATCGGGTCTTTGAAAAAACCGAGCGTTGAGTAGGCCGCGATGCCGCTGATGCGGGTGTCATACCCTTGCTTCCGCAGCAGACTATCAGCTTCCAAAAGTCGGGTTTTATCGAAAAAGCCCCTATAGGCAAACGTGCCAAGCAGCGGAATTGAGAATTGAACTGGCGTTAACGCGTACCGATCCGACCCGACCAGCATCCACATGAGCGGTTTACCTTCCTGATCATGAAAAGTGGTGAAGTTCTCCGACGGGTCAAGGCCGAGCGAATCCTGCGCAAACTGCTTGATTTCGCCAATCAGCCGGATCTTCACTTTGGCCGAGTCAGGTACGTTGGCGTCGGCCAGTACCTCGGCTACGGGGCGGGTGTTGAGCATGATATGCAGTTGCCCTTTGGCCTGCATGTAGCCGTAACTGATGAGTTCGTGTTGCCAGATAGCGAGGCCCAGCAGGGCAACGAGCAAGACCAGGCCAATTCGTTTAAGGATGCGTTTCATGGACACTACCCACAACCGGGGTTCGGCGCAAAGGTCGCAAAGAAGTGATTCAATAACTTTTATGCCACCCAGTGGCCCAATTCCCTCTGTTTGGGGCGACGTCACAGTTAGTCATTGCGACTTTGCCCCGAAACGCCTAGGTTCGTACTAAACTAAACAGGAACACACTATGTCCGTCAACGCCAAACACTTAGCCACGTTCATTTTGGGAGCCGCCGCCGGAGTTGCCCTTAACAAATACCTGCAAACCGAAGAGGGTGAAAAAATGATGAGCGATCTGAAAGCAAAAGGGTCGGAACTGAAGGCTGAAGCGGAAACCGCCATGGACAATGCCCCTGAGTATTTCGACAAGCTCAGAGCACAACTCGCCGAGGTGTTCAAAGCCAACTTCCCCAACGCCGAACAAGCCATTGACGATGTATTGGGCAAAAAGCCCGAAACTGATCAGCC comes from Fibrella aestuarina BUZ 2 and encodes:
- the dnaA gene encoding chromosomal replication initiator protein DnaA — encoded protein: MQREVQLVWANCLRVIQEIVPEASYKTWFEPIVPLHLYGKVLTIQVPSVFFYEWLEENFVHAIRKALDAAIGRDGQLEYSIVVDQGDEKNRPIAVNMPTTKSPQSAKPDNVSPDILRSPFQLKDLDSLTLDSYLNPSYTFDNYVEGDCNRLARNAGYAVAARPGVTSFNPLMIYGGVGLGKTHLVQAIGNYIKNTNQDKFVLYVTSEKFTNQFLNAIKGDSMRDFSQFYMQVDVLVIDDVQFLQKKEKTQDIFFHIFNHLHQSGKQIIMTSDRPPRALDGLDDRLLSRFKWGLTTDLQTPDLETRIAIIQKKLQAEGVYIDDSVIEYLAHSINTNVRELEGVVVSLMAQASLNRREIDLDLAKMTLRNIVQNDEKEINIDTVQELVADFYNISIADLKAKSRKREVVYPRQVAMYLAKELTELSLKSIGYHFGGRDHSTVIHAIQIVNDLLKEKPDTKEEIAKLKAYFK
- a CDS encoding GNAT family N-acetyltransferase, which produces MALVFLNRDQINVPEWDRCVAAAHNALLYGHSWYLDAVTNVPEGPRWCWEGLVAVDTDGHYTAVLPVPLRRRWGQWVVYQPLFCQFVAIFSAQPVDPVPFLEALLKRYRYASRLCLALTTLLPNVPGYVQQRLLQTHVLALDGAVPNYTADRRMNLRRAHRRVAQTPGWRVTESTDVQPLLTLFRENHAAAIGVGKWAYPLFTRLFVALQARGLGTLHYAYADNVPVAGAFFAEQHGRMIYLFNAADAEGRRLNARTILIDQSIQRAISRLSPTGLFDFESPDQPGVVQFYESFGATPAPYLQLSWNRLTAVERWTRLLRQTIFKPYRF
- a CDS encoding DUF3108 domain-containing protein, with product MKKTGIILSLSALLLAVVAFTTAHTYRRVVNTSFGPGEHIEYRVHYGFINAAEAVVDVAPALYNVNSRPCYQVNVFGRTTGAFDLVTRVRDTWRSYIDTSAILPQKFYTNIQENKYRKEENMTFNHSANTVKAEERTEKDLFKVPDNVHDVVSSYYFLRTIDFNRLPVGSTIEVPAFYDDTVYNMKVRYRGKERIKTKFGKINSIKLSPIMATNGFFKGEDALLVWVSDDGNKVPLKVEVELAIGSLEMDIRSYGGLKQPMRFN
- a CDS encoding aminopeptidase; its protein translation is MKRILKRIGLVLLVALLGLAIWQHELISYGYMQAKGQLHIMLNTRPVAEVLADANVPDSAKVKIRLIGEIKQFAQDSLGLDPSENFTTFHDQEGKPLMWMLVGSDRYALTPVQFSIPLLGTFAYRGFFDKTRLLEADSLLRKQGYDTRISGIAAYSTLGFFKDPILSSMLSRNEGDLAQLIIHELTHGTLFIKDNLEYNENLADFVGDYGAERFMAYKYGDTSAVYRDYRAGLAFWERYTQHVVRGSQLLDKIYRAFKPTTPVAVKEAMKWKTIGQIVTAADTITDERSANRLPQRRVSTQSKLPNNAYFVSYLTYRKQQNRFKTEFVTQFNSDFPRYLRHLKQTYPSL
- a CDS encoding YtxH domain-containing protein — translated: MSVNAKHLATFILGAAAGVALNKYLQTEEGEKMMSDLKAKGSELKAEAETAMDNAPEYFDKLRAQLAEVFKANFPNAEQAIDDVLGKKPETDQPV